GTCCTGAACGTGCTGTTAATACCAATTCCATCTCCTGGGCTCCCACATCCTCTGGGCGAATTACTTCATACACGTCTCTTGATTTTAATAAGCCATCCTGATGAATTCCAGATGAATGTGCAAAAGCATTCTCTCCAGTAATAGCTTTATTTACTTGTACGTCTAATCCCATCATGGCACTTACCAGTTTGGATGTCCTTAGCAATTCTGTTGTCTGAACATCACTGTATCCATCATAATAATTAGGATGAACCTTAAGCCCCATTACCACTTCCTCCAGAGCTGCATTGCCAGCCCTTTCTCCGATTCCATTTATGGTGCATTCAACCTTGTCTGCCCCATTTCTAATAGCAGCTAACGTGTTGGCGACAGCAAGTCCTGTATCATTATGGCAGTGAACACTAAGCAGAACCTTGTAGTTCATGTTCTTTAATCGATAATTTATCTTCTTGATCAATTCCCCGAATAGTTCTGGTACAGCATAGCCTACTGTATCTGCTATATTAATACAGGTAGCACCAGCCTTGACTACAGCCTCTACAGTCTGCCACAAGTATTCAAAGTCAGAACGAGTTGCGTCTTCAGGTGAATACTGAACCTCTGGAAGCAGGGTTTTTGCATATTTAACAGCTTCTACTCCCATTTCCAAGATAGACTCCCGGGAACGCTTGAATTTTTTCTCTACATGTACGTCTGAAGTTCCAAGTACCATATGGATCATTGGCTGTTCAGCATTTTTAATACTATTGTAAACTGCATCAATATCATTTTTTACTGCCCTGCCCAGGGCTGTGATAACCACATCCTTGCCAACCTGTTCTGCTATTGTTTTGACAGAATCAAAGTCTCCCTTTGAGGATGCTGGAAAGCCAACCTCTATCATATCCACTTTAAGTCTTTTTAGCTGCTTTGCAATTTCTAGTTTTTCATATAAATTAAGCTTTGCTCCAGGAACCTGCTCTCCATCCCTCAGGGTAGTGTCTAAAACATAAATTTTTCTTGACATAAAATCTCCTCCTTAAAAATTAATCAAATATTTTTGGGTATTTTTAGATTGCTTAAAAAGGTTAATATACTTGCAACCGTTGGTATAAAATAAAAAACCCTCCCGCCTCCAAGAGACGGAAGGTTAATTTCCGCTGTACCACTCTTTTGCCAAATGCAAAAATAACTTAAAAGATACGGGCAGCCACACCAAGAGTTGCCGATATCCCGTCACTGTAACGGTTGACATCCGTCCCCACCTACTTAATACTTCAGCGGGCAGCTCATAGGCGAGTTCACCACTTCTCAAATCCTGTTTCGCACCAACCAACAGTTCTCTGCAAATCCTCCAAGTGATTACTATTCCTCTTCACAGCAGTTACATTATTATATTGCTATATATGTTAGCACATGAAAATCTTCTTGTAAATGTATTTTCATGGCTATTCTAAGATTTTTTCAGGGTTATTTTTTCTAGGTTAGGGCTGCTCTATTATTTTTTTACTCCCCATTCCAGTTCAGCTTCTTCAATTAACTCCCTTAGGGCTTTAGCTGTGCCTTCAGGAAGTGG
The sequence above is drawn from the Desulfitibacter alkalitolerans DSM 16504 genome and encodes:
- a CDS encoding 2-isopropylmalate synthase, producing the protein MSRKIYVLDTTLRDGEQVPGAKLNLYEKLEIAKQLKRLKVDMIEVGFPASSKGDFDSVKTIAEQVGKDVVITALGRAVKNDIDAVYNSIKNAEQPMIHMVLGTSDVHVEKKFKRSRESILEMGVEAVKYAKTLLPEVQYSPEDATRSDFEYLWQTVEAVVKAGATCINIADTVGYAVPELFGELIKKINYRLKNMNYKVLLSVHCHNDTGLAVANTLAAIRNGADKVECTINGIGERAGNAALEEVVMGLKVHPNYYDGYSDVQTTELLRTSKLVSAMMGLDVQVNKAITGENAFAHSSGIHQDGLLKSRDVYEVIRPEDVGAQEMELVLTARSGRHAFRHVLGNLGYDNLAEAAFDTIYESFLELADRKKEVYDHDVYYLVKEYYTGKNQEFTGNGIELYGLVDFQVISNTLFPTATIKLKKGEETLVQSANGNGPIDALYSAITTMVGKDIQLKEYRINSISRGKDALGRVSIQFQYNGKIYNAKAVDTDVIKASVMAFLNGVNKIVLENKANYEDQEKNQEQHVSNK